A section of the Equus caballus isolate H_3958 breed thoroughbred chromosome 21, TB-T2T, whole genome shotgun sequence genome encodes:
- the CEP72 gene encoding centrosomal protein of 72 kDa isoform X2 → MAPAGPRLVLCEEKIREKSGLAPHRDLAELRSLSIPGTYQEKITHLGNSLMSLTGLKSLDLSRNSLVSLEGIEYLTTLESLSLYYNCVSSLAEVFRLHCLPELLDVDFRLNPVVKNESDYRLFVVHMLPKLRQLDDRPVRESERKASWLHFASEESLSSKQSFLDVSSVGRPCHSRARCTDSSAKKCLVMDADDEAVLNLIAECEWGLSNPPGSKSSSQKERETDLPSSQESRHLLSPQSVQLQCGDSVQKGHEKRKSSPRGCCPEKRVQSQCCGELLLQRGDESEAHRPSGQCPHLAPHPDSADIEDSASSSQKSSLLTQKVFNPLPAPEKYRKRRMPGGKFQALADQACLSCLERASGPSSPQESLGRPNISEGGSERAFSHVEEQRPRGMSSNRELSPESRSAVPPGKKTALEAALLEALLDLVDRYWSGCKSLRGNEAFLAQARHILSSAQEFTATQDNSTIVNEEISYLTLENKSLQKHLAEQQQQHSVKMSEVESELSSTRKEMDDLQQHLDKSLEENSSLKSLLFSMKKEVKNADASATLNLQISGLQTSVKRLSGEIVELKQHLEHYDKIQELTQMLQESHSSLVSTNEHLLQELHQARAQHKAEVEQLHWSYRELKKTMALFAHGSVSLGGC, encoded by the exons CTGAACTTCGATCATTATCTATTCCTGGGACTTACCAAGAAAAGATTACTCACCTAGGAAATTCTTTGATGAGTTTAACAGGTCTAAAATCTTTAGATCTGTCACGCAACTCGCTGGTTAGTCTAGAG GGCATTGAGTACCTCACTACGCTGGAGAGCCTCAGTCTCTACTACAACTGCGTCTCCTCGCTAGCTGAAGTGTTCCGGCTTCACTGCTTGCCTGAACTCTTGGACGTGGACTTCCGGCTGAACCCTGTGGTGAAGAATGAGTCTGATTACCGCCTCTTTGTTGTGCACATGCTCCCGAAGCTCAGGCAACTGG ACGATCGCCCTGTGCGAGAGAGCGAGCGGAAAGCATCCTGGCTGCATTTTGCTTCGGAGGAGTCACTCAGCTCAAAGCAGAGCTTCCTAGATGTTTCCAGCGTCGGAAG ACCGTGCCACTCCAGAGCCAGATGTACTGACTCCTCGGCCAAGAAGTGCTTGGTTATGGACGCAGATGACGAGGCGGTCTTGAACCTCATTGCCGAGTGTGAGTGGGGCTTGAGCAACCCTCCTGGGAGCAAAAGTTCCAGCCAGAAGGAGCGAGAGACTGACTTGCCTAGTTCCCAAG aatccAGACATCTGTTGAGTCCTCAGTCAGTCCAGCTCCAGTGTGGGGACTCCGTACAGAAGGGCcatgagaagaggaaaagcagcCCCAGAGGGTGTTGTCCAGAGAAGAGGGTTCAGAGCCAGTGCTGTGGAGAGCTCCTCCTGCAGCGCGGGGACGAGTCTGAGGCCCACCGCCCCTCTGGGCAGTGCCCACACTTGGCCCCACACCCAG ACTCCGCAGACATCGAGGACTCAGCCTCCTCATCTCAGAAGTCAAGCTTGTTAACACAAAAAGTGTTTAATCCTTTGCCTGCTCCTGAAAAGTACAGGAAGCGAAGAATGCCTGGCGGGAAATTCCAGGCACTTGCAGACCAGGCTTGTCTGAGCTGCCTGGAGAGGGCCAGTGGGCCCTCGAGCCCCCAGGAGAGTCTGGGCAGGCCGAACATCTCAGAGGGCGGGAGCGAGAGGGCCTTTTCTCATGTGGAAGAGCAGAGGCCCCGCGGCATGAGCAGCAACAGAGAG CTATCTCCTGAATCACGCTCTGCTGTGCCACCTGGGAAGAAGACTGCCCTGGAGGCGGCGCTCCTGGAGGCGCTCCTGGACCTGGTGGACAGGTACTGGAGTGGCTGCAAGTCCCTGCGTGGCAACGAGGCGTTCCTGG CTCAGGCAAGACATATTTTGTCATCTGCTCAAGAATTTACAGCAACTCAGGACAACTCAACAATTGTGAATGAAGAGATTAGCTACCTGACTCTTGAAAATAAATCTCTGCAAAAGCACCTTGCtgagcaacagcagcagcataGTGTGAAGATGAGTGAGGTAGAGTCGGAACTCAGCAGCACGCGGAAGGAGATG GATGACTTGCAGCAACATTTAGACAAATCTTTGGAGGAGAACAGCAGCTTAAAGTCTCTCTTGTTCAGcatgaaaaaagaagtaaaaaatgcAGATGCTTCAGCTACGTTAAATTTGCAGATCAGTG gacTTCAGACAAGTGTGAAGAGGCTCTCTGGTGAGATTGTGGAGCTAAAGCAGCATCTGGAGCACTATGACAAGATCCAGGAGCTCACCCAGATGCTGCAGGAGAGCCACAG CTCCCTGGTCAGCACCAACGAGCACCTCCTGCAGGAGCTGCACCAGGCGCGGGCCCAGCACAAGGCCGAGGTGGAGCAGCTGCACTGGAGCTACAGAGAGCTCAAGAAGACCATGGCCCTGTTCGCGCACGGCAGCGTCAGCCTTGGCGGCTGCTAG